Proteins encoded together in one Lagopus muta isolate bLagMut1 chromosome 3, bLagMut1 primary, whole genome shotgun sequence window:
- the MAK gene encoding serine/threonine-protein kinase MAK isoform X3: protein MNRYTIMKQLGDGTYGSVLMGKSNESGELVAIKRMKRKFYSWDECMNLREVKSLKKLNHANVIKLKEVIRENDHLYFVFEYMKENLYQLMKDRNKLFPESVIRNMMYQILQGLAFIHKHGFFHRDMKPENLLCIGPELVKIADFGLARELRSQPPYTDYVSTRWYRAPEVLLRSSIYSSPIDIWAVGSIMAELYTLRPLFPGTSEVDEIFKICQVLGTPKKSDWPEGYHLSSAMNFRFPQCVPISLKTLIPNASSEAIQLMSDMLNWNPKKRPTASQALKYPYFQVGQVLGPPPQNLEKQSPTKPVQPTEPKPTLPKLEAVSKPEPLSSPEEPDKTQPQSLSKANHQPLQQIQVPQNTANQQVSKQQQTQVQPFFPAISKDSSGKQAAQNGTVGAKSCRRRWGQTLIKAVDSWDELDDAEFGMSCSKKPSIALLKEKKNKECLFSVPEPKASHCTQPGAENKGVMRNDSGRSNATAKQYYLRQSRYLPGVNPKTVSLVAINKEGSHGTWNNQLFSKPLAHVGEGLPFNRNNTEENLITPIEKLSCKESLNEKLEDPKA from the exons atgaaccGTTACACAATCATGAAGCAGCTGGGTGATGGCACCTATGGCAGTGTGTTGATGGGAAAGAGCAATGAATCAGGAGAGCTTGTGGCCATCAAACG aatgaaaaggaagttCTATTCATGGGATGAGTGCATGAATTTGAGAGAAGTCAAG TCCCTGAAGAAGCTAAATCAtgccaatgtaataaaattgaAAGAAGTCATAAGAGAAAATGACCACCTTTACTTTGTGTTTGAATACATGAAGGAAAATCTCTATCAGTTGATGAAGGACAG aaacaagTTGTTCCCTGAGTCAGTCATCAGGAACATGATGTATCAGATACTGCAAGGGTTAGCTTTCATCCATAAACACG GATTTTTTCATAGAGACATGAAGCCTGAAAACCTTCTTTGTATTGGTCCAGAACTTGTAAAAATAGCTGATTTTGGTTTGGCTAGAGAGCTGAGATCTCAGCCACCGTATACAGATTACGTGTCCACCAGGTG GTACCGTGCTCCTGAAGTTCTGCTGCGGTCATCCATTTACAGCTCACCTATTGACATATGGGCAGTTGGCAGCATCATGGCTGAATTATACACACTGAGACCCCTTTTCCCAGGCACAAGTGAAGTAGATGAAATCTTCAAGATTTGCCAAGTATTAGGGACTCCAAAGAAG AGTGACTGGCCAGAAGGATACCACCTCTCTTCTGCCATGAATTTCCGCTTCCCACAGTGCGTCCCTATAAGTTTAAAAACTCTCATCCCAAATGCAAGCAGTGAAGCCATACAGCTTATGAGTGATATGCTGAACTGGAATCCAAAGAAGAGACCTACAGCAAGCCAG GCACTGAAGTACCCTTACTTTCAAGTTGGCCAAGTTTTAGGACCTCCCCCACAAAATTTGGAGAAGCAGAGTCCTACTAAACCAGTGCAGCCAACAGAACCAAAGCCAACTTTACCCAAACTGGAAGCTGTATCCAAGCCAGAGCCTCTGTCTTCACCTGAGGAACCTGACAAAACACAGCCACAGTCACTGTCAAAAGCTAATCACCAGCCTCTCCAGCAAATTCAGGTGCCCCAGAATACAGCTAACCAGCAAGtgtcaaaacagcagcagacacaggTGCAGCCATTTTTTCCAGCTATCAGTAAAGACTCATCTGGG aaacaaGCAGCTCAGAATGGCACAGTGGGTGCTAAAAGTTGCAGGAGACGATGGGGTCAGACTTTGATAAAGGCTGTGGACAGCTGGGATGAACTGGACGATGCTGAATTTGGAATGTCATGTTCAAAGAAGCCTAGCATTGCactgttaaaagaaaagaaaaacaaggaatgtCTCTTTAG tgtgccAGAACCAAAAGCTTCACACTGTACCCAGCcaggagcagaaaataaaggtgTAATGAGAAATGATTCTGGAAGGTCCAATGCAACAGCAAAGCAGTACTATCTAAGACAATCAAGATACCTGCCAG GTGTAAACCCTAAGACTGTCTCTTTAGTAGCAATCAATAAAGAAGGATCTCATGGAACCTGGAACAACCAGCTGTTTTCCAAGCCATTGGCTCATGTTGGAGAAGGATTGCCTTTCAACAGAAATAATACAG AAGAGAACTTAATTACACCCATTGAAAAACTATCATGCAAAGAAAGTTTGAATGAAAAATTAGAGGATCCAAAAG CATGA
- the MAK gene encoding serine/threonine-protein kinase MAK isoform X4, with protein MNRYTIMKQLGDGTYGSVLMGKSNESGELVAIKRMKRKFYSWDECMNLREVKSLKKLNHANVIKLKEVIRENDHLYFVFEYMKENLYQLMKDRNKLFPESVIRNMMYQILQGLAFIHKHGFFHRDMKPENLLCIGPELVKIADFGLARELRSQPPYTDYVSTRWYRAPEVLLRSSIYSSPIDIWAVGSIMAELYTLRPLFPGTSEVDEIFKICQVLGTPKKSDWPEGYHLSSAMNFRFPQCVPISLKTLIPNASSEAIQLMSDMLNWNPKKRPTASQALKYPYFQVGQVLGPPPQNLEKQSPTKPVQPTEPKPTLPKLEAVSKPEPLSSPEEPDKTQPQSLSKANHQPLQQIQVPQNTANQQVSKQQQTQVQPFFPAISKDSSGKQAAQNGTVGAKSCRRRWGQTLIKAVDSWDELDDAEFGMSCSKKPSIALLKEKKNKECLFSVPEPKASHCTQPGAENKGVMRNDSGRSNATAKQYYLRQSRYLPGVNPKTVSLVAINKEGSHGTWNNQLFSKPLAHVGEGLPFNRNNTGISVINSSHLVFHHTLFN; from the exons atgaaccGTTACACAATCATGAAGCAGCTGGGTGATGGCACCTATGGCAGTGTGTTGATGGGAAAGAGCAATGAATCAGGAGAGCTTGTGGCCATCAAACG aatgaaaaggaagttCTATTCATGGGATGAGTGCATGAATTTGAGAGAAGTCAAG TCCCTGAAGAAGCTAAATCAtgccaatgtaataaaattgaAAGAAGTCATAAGAGAAAATGACCACCTTTACTTTGTGTTTGAATACATGAAGGAAAATCTCTATCAGTTGATGAAGGACAG aaacaagTTGTTCCCTGAGTCAGTCATCAGGAACATGATGTATCAGATACTGCAAGGGTTAGCTTTCATCCATAAACACG GATTTTTTCATAGAGACATGAAGCCTGAAAACCTTCTTTGTATTGGTCCAGAACTTGTAAAAATAGCTGATTTTGGTTTGGCTAGAGAGCTGAGATCTCAGCCACCGTATACAGATTACGTGTCCACCAGGTG GTACCGTGCTCCTGAAGTTCTGCTGCGGTCATCCATTTACAGCTCACCTATTGACATATGGGCAGTTGGCAGCATCATGGCTGAATTATACACACTGAGACCCCTTTTCCCAGGCACAAGTGAAGTAGATGAAATCTTCAAGATTTGCCAAGTATTAGGGACTCCAAAGAAG AGTGACTGGCCAGAAGGATACCACCTCTCTTCTGCCATGAATTTCCGCTTCCCACAGTGCGTCCCTATAAGTTTAAAAACTCTCATCCCAAATGCAAGCAGTGAAGCCATACAGCTTATGAGTGATATGCTGAACTGGAATCCAAAGAAGAGACCTACAGCAAGCCAG GCACTGAAGTACCCTTACTTTCAAGTTGGCCAAGTTTTAGGACCTCCCCCACAAAATTTGGAGAAGCAGAGTCCTACTAAACCAGTGCAGCCAACAGAACCAAAGCCAACTTTACCCAAACTGGAAGCTGTATCCAAGCCAGAGCCTCTGTCTTCACCTGAGGAACCTGACAAAACACAGCCACAGTCACTGTCAAAAGCTAATCACCAGCCTCTCCAGCAAATTCAGGTGCCCCAGAATACAGCTAACCAGCAAGtgtcaaaacagcagcagacacaggTGCAGCCATTTTTTCCAGCTATCAGTAAAGACTCATCTGGG aaacaaGCAGCTCAGAATGGCACAGTGGGTGCTAAAAGTTGCAGGAGACGATGGGGTCAGACTTTGATAAAGGCTGTGGACAGCTGGGATGAACTGGACGATGCTGAATTTGGAATGTCATGTTCAAAGAAGCCTAGCATTGCactgttaaaagaaaagaaaaacaaggaatgtCTCTTTAG tgtgccAGAACCAAAAGCTTCACACTGTACCCAGCcaggagcagaaaataaaggtgTAATGAGAAATGATTCTGGAAGGTCCAATGCAACAGCAAAGCAGTACTATCTAAGACAATCAAGATACCTGCCAG GTGTAAACCCTAAGACTGTCTCTTTAGTAGCAATCAATAAAGAAGGATCTCATGGAACCTGGAACAACCAGCTGTTTTCCAAGCCATTGGCTCATGTTGGAGAAGGATTGCCTTTCAACAGAAATAATACAGGTATAAGTGTAATAAACAGCAGTCACCTTGTTTTTCATCAtactttatttaattaa
- the GCM2 gene encoding chorion-specific transcription factor GCMb — translation MKLTWDINDPKLPQEPERFDAFQEWPDGYVRLIYSSEEKNAQRHLSGWAMRNTNNHNCQILKKSCLGVVVCAGSCALPGGARLQLRPAICDKARQKQQKKACPNCNAALQLIPCRGHSGYPVTNFWRLDGKAIFFQAKGVHDHPRPESKLEAEARRSAIKKHMLSSQNSQKKRLLNSEAGRYHDSSGYVSNMQNLPSIDVPERVSIVTDTSFSIPAQSYPLPQNTDLYKMSYDSASFQEDQLLPYQKCPNPRIFVPRPCSYEFGVPPFISSSPYPSCYKDPANPPLDADPISLNGSHYNSLTSIDKSFDHTGRHYGLKPIWGKTGSGDRSDYGQMQTNTNHPYYGGEYSGKYGPSPSPMAPPLQTVITTTTKVSYQAYKPSMLKYSDNLCDMKNLQSYTHVAENVSGTIYSGMKIQEDFGMIKSALLYQHDPITTKSEPVESVEAYRYGLPLGNSYAEHEGQALRFESSEY, via the exons ATGAAGCTCACCTGGGACATCAACGATCCCAAGCTGCCGCAG GAGCCTGAGCGCTTCGATGCCTTCCAGGAATGGCCGGACGGCTACGTGCGCCTCATCTACTCCAGCGAGGAGAAGAACGCGCAGCGGCACCTGAGCGGCTGGGCCATGCGCAACACCAACAACCACAACTGCCAGATCCTGAAAAAGTCCTGCCTGGGTGTGGTGGTgtgtgcagggagctgtgccCTGCCCGGCGgggccaggctgcagctgcGGCCCGCCATCTGCGACAAGGCGCGGCAGAAGCAGCAAA AGAAAGCCTGTCCGAACTGcaatgcagccctgcagctcatcCCTTGCCGCGGGCACAGTGGCTATCCTGTCACCAACTTCTGGAGACTGGATGgcaaagcaatatttttccaG GCTAAAGGAGTCCATGACCACCCTAGACCAGAGAGTAAATTGGAGGCAGAGGCAAGACGAAGTGCAATTAAGAAGCATATGTTGTCTTCTCAGAATTCCCAGAAAAAGAGACTTCTAAACTCAGAG GCTGGAAGATACCATGATAGCAGTGGTTATGTCAGTAACATGCAAAATCTGCCCTCCATAGATGTCCCAGAAAGAGTCAGCATCGTCACAGACACCAGTTTTTCAATTCCAGCTCAGTCTTACCCTTTGCCACAAAATACCGACCTCTACAAGATGTCTTATGACTCGGCCAGCTTCCAAGAGGACCAGCTGTTGCCATACCAGAAGTGCCCCAATCCGAGGATCTTTGTGCCCAGGCCATGTAGTTACGAGTTTGGAGTTCCTCCCTTCATTAGCTCCAGCCCTTACCCATCATGTTATAAAGATCCAGCAAATCCTCCCCTCGATGCAGACCCTATCAGTTTGAATGGATCTCACTATAATTCCTTGACCAGCATTGACAAGAGCTTTGACCATACTGGTAGGCATTATGGACTGAAACCAATCTGGGGGAAAACTGGTAGTGGAGACAGGAGCGACTATGGTCAGATGCAAACAAACACTAACCACCCTTATTATGGTGGTGAGTACTCTGGCAAATACGGTCCCAGCCCCTCTCCCATGGCCCCACCACTACAGACTGTCATCACAACCACCACAAAAGTGTCCTACCAGGCCTACAAGCCATCCATGCTGAAATACAGCGACAACCTCTGCGACATGAAAAACCTTCAGAGCTATACACATGTGGCTGAAAATGTCTCAGGCACTATCTATTCAGGGATGAAGATTCAGGAAGACTTTGGGATGATCAAGTCGGCATTGCTCTACCAGCATGACCCAATCACCACAAAGTCCGAACCAGTGGAGAGCGTGGAGGCCTATCGGTATGGGTTACCGCTGGGGAACAGCTATGCTGAGCATGAAGGACAAGCCTTAAGGTTTGAGAGTAGTGAATATTGA